The following is a genomic window from Corallococcus soli.
GAGCGGGTTGTCTCCCGCCATCTTCGGCATGCGGCCCGGATAGTCATTGGGGGAGTTCGGGTCGCGCACGTACTTCATGAAGTTGTGGTTGGCGGTCTGCTGCCGGGGAAGCTCCGCGTGCGCGTCCGCCCCCTGGTCGTTGACGCGCGCGGTCCAGCGGTAGTCATTCGGGCGCTGGAGGATGGGCAGGATGTCCGCCTGGAAGTTCGGTTTGTAGCCGTCGTTGAACGTCCCGCCCTTGCAGAACTCCGGCTCCAGGTCGCGCTGGGTGATGAAGGTGTCGCGCAGCGTGTCGTACAGCGTGACCATGTTGAGCAACTGGGGCGCATAGGCCGGTGGGGCCACCATCATCCACGCTGGAGACACCACCTCCACCCGCGCGCCTCCCTGGAGGATGACCGTCGCGGTGACGGGACCGTCCGACGTGTCGTCCCACCAGAAGTTGTTGTTGGCGTAGGTGTCCAGGCGCGGCTGAATGGTGGCCTGCCCCTTCATGAAGGCGACGGTCGCGTCGACGTCGTCCGGGCAGTTGTGCGGGTCCTTCCTCAGCTCCGCCTTCATGGCGTCGGAGAGCGCGTCCCACGTCGGATAGCACTGGTCCGCCACCGGCCTGAGTTCGCCGACGCACCGGATCATCGTGTCGCTGAGCGTCGGGTCATCCGACAGGATGTTGTCAATCAAGCCGTTGGAGAGGTTCCACAAGGCCGTCGTGCCGGAGTGCCCATGGCCGCCCACCGTGTAGAGGTAGCCCTGGTCATCCGCGATGGCGCTCCCCAACGTGGTGATGTCATTGTTGTCGGGGAGGAGGCCCGTCGCGGGGAACGTCTGGGGATAGCTCCGGCCCTGGGGGTCGTCCTTGGAGAACTCCGCGCGCGGCGGGTGCTGGTTGTTGCCCCGGCAGGCCACGGTGCGGGGCCCCGGGTCGATGATGAGCGCGTTGCGCCCCGCCGCGTCCTTCGTGCGCGGGTTGCGCAGCGGGTGCATGGCGTCATACGTGCCGTCCGCGCCCAGCTGCTGCTGGAACTCGTACCAGGCCGCCTTCTTGTTCGCGACGTGGACGGTCCACTCGATGTCCACCACCCCGTCGACGCCCGGCTGGATGCGCTTGCCCGGGGCGGCGGGGTTGGCGGGGTCGAACGTGTGGATCTGGAACCGGGCCGCCTGCCGACGGATGCCGCCGTGCACGTCGCGGAAGCGGGTCACGTCCCCGCCGGTCCGCTCCTGGGGCAACCCCTTGGCCGTCTCCGGCCCCAGGTAGTAGTCCTCGCTGTCCCCGACGCGGGCCACCCCGATCGCCGGGTGGATCCTGTAGCTCATGCCCATTGCAGCCCTCCTCCGGTATTCGCGGGGAGTTCTGCAATTCACAGGCCTTCCAGTTGAAGACTGGACTTGAGGAAGTGCGCGGGTTTGCAGGCACCTCCTGTCAGTCCTGACACGTCAGCGCGGGGGCTGACAGGTCAGGGGGCAAGGGCTGACACGTCAGCCTTTGACGGACTCCTCGCCAAACGCCTCCGCGCCGGAGCCCCATCCCAGGGCCTCGCTCGCGATATCCCATGCCCAAGGGGCGTTCCCAGGCATAGGCTTGCCCCGTGGCCACGAGTCCCCCGCTGCTGGATGACATGCTCCTCTTCACGGAGGTGGTGACGACGGGCGGCATCACGTCCGCGGCGGAGCGCCTGGGCCTGCGCAAGTCGACGGTGAGCCGCCGGCTGGCAGCCCTGGAGGAGCGCCTGGGCTCGCGGCTGCTCGAGCGCAACACGCGGCGGCTGCGACTGACCGAGGCGGGCCGCGAGTACCACGCGCACTGCGCGCGGCTCGTCGCCGAGGCCCGCGAGGTGAACGCGGCGCTCAGCGAGTCGCGGGGCACGCCCCAGGGCACCCTGCGCATCGCCACGCTGTCCCTGCTGGGCGAGCTGCTCACGCCCGTCATCGCCGAGCTGCTGCTGCGCCAGCCCCGGCTGCGCGTGGAGGTGTCGCTCGCGCAAACGCACGTGGACCTCGTCGCGGAGGAGTACGACCTGGCGCTGCGCACCGGGCCGCTGGCGGACTCGTCGCTGGTGGCGCGCAAGCTGGGGCGGGTGCGCACGGGCTGTTATGCGAGCCCCGCCTACCTCAGCCGCCACGGGACGCCCCAGTCCCCGGAGGAGCTGCGGGCCCACGAGTGCGTCCTGCTGGCCGAGCCCGGCACCGACGAGGTGTGGTTCTTCGGGGAGGGAAGGACGGCGCGCACGGTGCCGGTGACGGGGCGCCTGCGCGTGCCGAGCGTGCGCGCGGGTCAGGCGGCGGCGCGCGCGGGGTTGGGCATCGTGAGGCTGCCAGCCTCGCTGGTGGCGGACGACGTGCGCGCGGGCCTGCTCGTCCCCGTGCTCGCGTCCGACACGCCCCCCGGCCTCCCCATCTTCGCCGTCTACCCGAGCAGCCGGCAGCTCCCCCTCAAGGTCCGCGCCTTCCTGGCGTTGCTGTCCGAGCGCAGCGCGGCGCTCCCGTGGGAGGAGGGCTAGAGGGCTCCTGGCGGAACAGTGCGTTTCGCGCGGGGCCCTCGTCCCGCGCCCCGCCCGCGACTACATCCTGCCGTGCACCCCGGGCGTGCCCCACGCGCGCGCGCCCTTCACGGAGGATGGGACATGGCTGGGTACGTCATCGAGTTGGGAGACGCGGAGTTCAAGCGCGAGGTGCTGGAGGCGGCGGAGCCGGTGCTGGTGGACTTCACGGCCACAAGGTGCCCGCCCTGCCGGGTCCTCGCCCCGGTCCTCGAGTCGCTGGCCTCCGAGTACCAGGGGCGGATGAAGATGGCCAAGCTCAACGTCGACGACCACCCGATGACGCCAGGGCAGTACGGCGTCCGCGCGATGCCCACGCTGCTGTTCTTCAAGGGCGGCAAGGTGGTGAAGCAGATTGTCGGCGCGCTGGCCCGACCCAAGCTGGAGGAGGCCGTACGCCAGGTGCTCACCTCCTAGAATCGAAGTTGGAAATGCAACGAAGCAACTGCGCCGGAGGGCGGCGGGAGCGTCCGACCTCCGGCACGCCGGGATAAAACCTCCCCATGAAGTTCCTAGGCGAATTGGACGAGTCCTCTCTCGGGCGGACGCAGCGGTGCAACCGGCGCCTCACCGACCCGAACCGTCTGCAGGCCATCCGGGACACGGGGCTGATGGACACGCCCCGGGAAGAGGCCTTTGACCGCCTCGCCCGGCTGGCGGCGGAGATCCT
Proteins encoded in this region:
- a CDS encoding LysR family transcriptional regulator, which translates into the protein MATSPPLLDDMLLFTEVVTTGGITSAAERLGLRKSTVSRRLAALEERLGSRLLERNTRRLRLTEAGREYHAHCARLVAEAREVNAALSESRGTPQGTLRIATLSLLGELLTPVIAELLLRQPRLRVEVSLAQTHVDLVAEEYDLALRTGPLADSSLVARKLGRVRTGCYASPAYLSRHGTPQSPEELRAHECVLLAEPGTDEVWFFGEGRTARTVPVTGRLRVPSVRAGQAAARAGLGIVRLPASLVADDVRAGLLVPVLASDTPPGLPIFAVYPSSRQLPLKVRAFLALLSERSAALPWEEG
- the trxA gene encoding thioredoxin; protein product: MAGYVIELGDAEFKREVLEAAEPVLVDFTATRCPPCRVLAPVLESLASEYQGRMKMAKLNVDDHPMTPGQYGVRAMPTLLFFKGGKVVKQIVGALARPKLEEAVRQVLTS
- a CDS encoding LodA/GoxA family CTQ-dependent oxidase encodes the protein MSYRIHPAIGVARVGDSEDYYLGPETAKGLPQERTGGDVTRFRDVHGGIRRQAARFQIHTFDPANPAAPGKRIQPGVDGVVDIEWTVHVANKKAAWYEFQQQLGADGTYDAMHPLRNPRTKDAAGRNALIIDPGPRTVACRGNNQHPPRAEFSKDDPQGRSYPQTFPATGLLPDNNDITTLGSAIADDQGYLYTVGGHGHSGTTALWNLSNGLIDNILSDDPTLSDTMIRCVGELRPVADQCYPTWDALSDAMKAELRKDPHNCPDDVDATVAFMKGQATIQPRLDTYANNNFWWDDTSDGPVTATVILQGGARVEVVSPAWMMVAPPAYAPQLLNMVTLYDTLRDTFITQRDLEPEFCKGGTFNDGYKPNFQADILPILQRPNDYRWTARVNDQGADAHAELPRQQTANHNFMKYVRDPNSPNDYPGRMPKMAGDNPLTDQDTRLFLTLTRTQYFFLSQFSKGLYDDTPSTATPTPGQLLDRGVLENCVGGPFCPGIEMTWIARDANFFMEPFRFKHRALAGPGLRWDTNPHDGQGLEPGDATKYMALPWQADFNECSQQVVQNTSLWWWPSQRPYEVRYLGPNQEWQQGYWTRPFDINFEKDEDMVDKWKGLGFILARKDAQPADQGPSSVDDPAPLYIEVERLLLPDGSLP